Proteins from a single region of Acidovorax sp. NCPPB 3576:
- a CDS encoding DapH/DapD/GlmU-related protein: protein MPSEKFVIGTGALLAAALAHWSEVASEETLHPIDIGQDRDYRFDLGALAEASPAEATAFVVWGSQFLNFRRLELMGELKSRGFRMPSLICRGAMISATSTIGENCIIGVGASVGPGCRVGFNSVIGAGCVLGADVQIASSSWIADGVHIGMQARVGANAILGTGVIVADGVSIGKQSILDLPGRRSEPLAEKTFLLPAFPFAISIVDCGIS, encoded by the coding sequence ATGCCCTCTGAGAAGTTTGTGATCGGCACTGGGGCGTTGCTGGCTGCCGCTCTTGCGCACTGGTCTGAAGTCGCATCCGAAGAAACGCTGCACCCTATCGATATTGGCCAGGACCGCGACTATCGGTTTGACTTGGGAGCCCTGGCGGAAGCATCCCCGGCTGAAGCAACAGCCTTTGTGGTCTGGGGGTCCCAGTTCTTGAATTTTCGCCGCCTTGAATTGATGGGAGAACTCAAGAGTCGAGGCTTTCGCATGCCATCACTGATCTGCCGAGGTGCAATGATTTCAGCCACGTCCACCATCGGCGAAAACTGCATCATTGGTGTGGGAGCAAGCGTCGGCCCAGGCTGCCGCGTTGGTTTCAATAGCGTGATCGGTGCAGGCTGCGTCTTGGGGGCGGATGTTCAGATAGCCTCTTCCTCTTGGATCGCCGATGGAGTGCACATCGGAATGCAGGCGCGAGTGGGCGCCAACGCAATACTGGGTACCGGGGTGATCGTGGCCGATGGCGTCTCCATTGGAAAACAGTCGATTCTTGACTTGCCAGGCAGACGTTCAGAGCCGTTGGCAGAAAAGACTTTTCTGCTTCCTGCATTTCCCTTTGCCATTTCGATTGTCGACTGTGGCATCTCCTGA
- a CDS encoding aromatic ring-hydroxylating oxygenase subunit alpha — protein sequence MRSTLPAEAYIDEAWFVREREALMRPLWQFVAPRMLLAKHNGFVTRSVCGVEVVVQNFNGELRAFENICLHRQNPLQYQAHGVRPLVCSYHGWGYRDDGAVDNIPFQDTAYRLPAPERECLKLRRFPVECIGNLVFVNVGSKPVELHEQFSMEALASLRSASEHFDSEVLIATLPTKLNWKLAYENLRDSLHPRYLHQQSVYQQVKFQVQMDENAVTAAKSYHASGSIGREAHLAHLRAFSNGGLNEPLVQMPQYAWHDNVDRYGTDDWYLNWLVFPNLHIASGSGGYSFIIEHHQPISAARTDLVIYYVTARKKRRYPTSAAVLLAHLEGAEKVLREDISVMEKVQAALRPGSPRATLGDFEFGNMAVERWYMDVMEGRHAL from the coding sequence ATGCGATCGACCCTGCCGGCCGAGGCCTATATCGACGAAGCGTGGTTCGTACGCGAACGCGAAGCACTGATGCGTCCGCTGTGGCAATTCGTGGCCCCACGCATGCTGCTTGCCAAACACAACGGATTCGTTACCCGCAGTGTTTGCGGTGTTGAGGTCGTGGTGCAGAATTTCAATGGCGAACTACGAGCCTTCGAAAACATCTGCCTGCATCGACAAAACCCGCTGCAATACCAGGCCCACGGCGTCAGGCCCCTGGTTTGCAGCTACCACGGCTGGGGCTATCGTGATGATGGGGCCGTTGACAACATCCCTTTTCAAGACACGGCATATCGGCTGCCAGCGCCGGAAAGGGAATGCCTGAAACTACGACGCTTTCCAGTGGAATGCATCGGCAACTTGGTGTTCGTGAACGTTGGCAGCAAACCCGTGGAATTGCATGAACAGTTCTCCATGGAAGCGCTGGCCTCCCTGCGCTCGGCCTCTGAACATTTTGATAGCGAGGTGCTCATCGCTACCCTGCCCACGAAGCTCAACTGGAAACTGGCTTACGAAAACCTTCGCGACAGCTTGCATCCACGCTACTTGCACCAGCAGAGCGTGTATCAGCAAGTGAAATTCCAGGTGCAGATGGACGAAAACGCGGTAACCGCGGCCAAGAGTTACCACGCCAGTGGCAGCATAGGGCGCGAAGCGCATCTCGCCCATCTGCGCGCATTCAGCAACGGGGGACTTAACGAGCCCCTTGTTCAGATGCCGCAGTACGCTTGGCATGACAACGTTGATCGATACGGCACTGACGATTGGTATCTCAACTGGCTCGTCTTCCCCAATCTGCACATCGCCTCTGGATCGGGTGGCTACTCATTCATCATTGAGCATCACCAGCCAATCTCTGCAGCACGAACCGATCTGGTCATCTATTACGTCACCGCCCGAAAGAAGCGCCGTTACCCAACCTCCGCAGCGGTTTTGCTTGCGCATCTGGAGGGCGCAGAAAAAGTGCTGCGTGAAGACATATCCGTCATGGAAAAAGTGCAGGCGGCACTTCGCCCCGGCTCGCCAAGGGCCACCTTAGGCGACTTCGAGTTCGGCAACATGGCCGTCGAACGCTGGTACATGGATGTAATGGAGGGACGACATGCCCTCTGA
- a CDS encoding protoporphyrinogen/coproporphyrinogen oxidase produces the protein MTASLTVLGAGIAGLAANHAAAALGHDCVMYEAAPRAGGLLDSIEVQGYRFDRAVHLSFADQPEARAFFDQTAHAAFTPSPRCVEHPYWLKHPVQNNLHPLPVDQRVELVRGFVERPDTRPGHYKDWLVSQYGRALSARYAERYTEKYWTVPAEVMGIDWIGPRIHRPALDEVLRGAMTDDTPSVYYAPQMRYPERGGYRAFIEPLITKADIRLDHSLCRIDAQSRHLHFTNGHVTRYNHLISTLPLPVLAGMVDGIPDAIQADAQSLVATTVDLICIGVARPNVFKDLWFYIYDDDVMAARASCPGMQSADNCPPGCSSIQFEIYGSSRRPMMQSAEALQRDCAQALEKWGFATNADIAVSHHHHVPYANVLFEQGMEQRRDRVRTWLGSMGIACAGRFGEWDYLWSHQAFQSGADTARRVLASAT, from the coding sequence ATGACCGCGTCACTGACCGTGCTGGGCGCAGGAATAGCGGGCCTGGCCGCCAATCACGCAGCCGCAGCGCTCGGTCACGACTGCGTGATGTATGAAGCAGCGCCTCGCGCAGGGGGGCTGCTCGATTCGATTGAGGTTCAGGGGTATCGCTTCGACCGCGCAGTGCACCTGTCATTCGCCGACCAGCCAGAGGCGCGGGCATTCTTCGACCAGACAGCGCACGCGGCATTCACGCCCAGCCCGCGCTGCGTGGAGCACCCTTACTGGCTCAAGCATCCGGTGCAGAACAACCTGCACCCCTTGCCGGTGGACCAACGCGTGGAACTCGTGCGCGGTTTCGTAGAGCGGCCTGACACCAGGCCGGGCCACTACAAGGACTGGCTGGTGAGCCAGTACGGCAGGGCGCTTTCGGCACGCTATGCCGAGCGCTACACCGAAAAATACTGGACGGTACCTGCAGAGGTCATGGGCATTGACTGGATCGGCCCCCGCATTCACCGCCCGGCGCTGGACGAGGTGCTACGCGGAGCAATGACGGACGACACGCCCAGCGTGTATTACGCACCGCAAATGCGATACCCCGAACGTGGTGGCTACCGCGCCTTCATCGAGCCCCTGATTACAAAGGCCGATATCCGGCTGGACCATAGCCTCTGCCGCATCGATGCACAGAGCAGACACTTGCATTTCACCAACGGTCATGTCACACGCTACAACCACTTGATTTCCACCCTGCCCTTGCCCGTGCTAGCCGGTATGGTGGATGGCATACCGGACGCGATTCAAGCAGATGCCCAGAGCCTCGTGGCGACCACGGTGGACCTGATTTGCATTGGCGTCGCACGGCCGAATGTGTTCAAGGACTTGTGGTTCTACATTTACGACGATGACGTGATGGCAGCCCGTGCCAGTTGCCCGGGAATGCAGTCGGCCGACAACTGTCCGCCAGGATGCTCCTCCATCCAGTTCGAAATCTACGGCTCGAGCCGCCGACCGATGATGCAAAGCGCAGAGGCACTGCAGCGCGACTGCGCTCAAGCCCTGGAGAAATGGGGTTTCGCGACCAACGCCGATATCGCCGTGTCCCACCACCACCATGTGCCCTATGCCAACGTGCTGTTCGAGCAAGGCATGGAACAACGCCGCGACCGCGTGCGCACTTGGCTAGGCAGCATGGGCATCGCTTGCGCTGGCCGTTTCGGCGAGTGGGACTATCTGTGGAGCCACCAGGCGTTCCAGAGTGGCGCAGACACCGCACGCCGGGTGCTCGCATCGGCCACCTGA
- a CDS encoding aromatic ring-hydroxylating oxygenase subunit alpha, translating into MLSRLSPAHYLDQEIFARERTRLFRKLWLFAALRTALAEPDAFATRELGGLPVLLQNCDGEIRAFENLCPHRQMPLQKEAFGQARMACPYHGWVFDTEGKVKTIPHEQRLYAYSANERKDLCLKRYAVREVGNLVFVNLDADPLPFDEQFSPELQRTLADITSHFGVQAVHADLPARYNWKLNYENVLDYNHVPYIHPKTFQPLLREGISDARQGLPAAGGADGQALSVAARRDHLAAQSFWTRSPIRIEPWPWHDAVQRYGDGDFYYNFFLYPNVNFISLGGLTFLLQQFHPLAPDRTEVRFTLCAARETRRLPALPAILWGHLKSEVAVLHEDLAHLEALQSHLHDAAPRAQHGQYEDRLQSAAAAYLRLMEEGKP; encoded by the coding sequence ATGCTGTCGCGGCTGTCACCTGCGCACTACCTGGACCAGGAGATTTTTGCGCGCGAGCGAACACGCCTCTTTCGCAAGCTCTGGCTGTTCGCAGCGTTGCGCACGGCGCTGGCCGAGCCCGACGCATTCGCCACGCGCGAGCTGGGTGGCCTGCCGGTGCTGCTGCAGAACTGCGATGGCGAGATCCGGGCGTTCGAAAACCTGTGCCCCCACCGCCAGATGCCTTTGCAAAAGGAAGCGTTCGGCCAAGCGCGCATGGCATGCCCCTATCACGGCTGGGTCTTCGATACCGAAGGCAAGGTCAAGACGATTCCGCACGAACAGCGCCTCTACGCGTACTCTGCTAACGAGCGTAAAGATCTGTGCTTGAAGCGGTATGCGGTGCGGGAGGTCGGCAACCTGGTTTTTGTGAACCTTGATGCCGATCCGCTTCCTTTCGATGAGCAGTTCAGTCCTGAACTGCAGCGAACACTGGCGGACATCACCAGCCACTTCGGTGTGCAAGCCGTGCATGCCGATCTGCCCGCCCGCTACAACTGGAAGCTCAACTACGAGAACGTGCTCGATTACAACCACGTTCCGTACATTCATCCGAAGACGTTCCAGCCACTATTGCGAGAAGGCATATCGGATGCCCGCCAGGGGCTGCCGGCTGCCGGAGGCGCGGATGGCCAAGCCCTTTCAGTGGCCGCACGAAGGGACCACTTGGCGGCCCAGAGCTTCTGGACGCGTTCACCGATCCGCATAGAACCATGGCCATGGCATGACGCAGTCCAGCGCTATGGAGACGGCGATTTCTACTACAACTTCTTTCTCTATCCCAACGTCAACTTCATCTCACTCGGAGGGTTGACGTTCCTGCTCCAGCAGTTCCACCCGCTGGCGCCCGACCGGACCGAAGTGCGGTTCACCTTGTGTGCAGCGCGTGAGACACGCAGGCTCCCGGCGCTGCCCGCCATCTTGTGGGGTCACTTGAAGAGTGAAGTCGCGGTGCTGCATGAAGACTTGGCGCACCTGGAAGCCCTGCAATCGCATCTTCACGACGCCGCGCCGCGTGCCCAGCATGGCCAATATGAAGACCGTCTGCAGTCCGCGGCAGCAGCCTATCTGCGGCTGATGGAAGAAGGCAAGCCATGA
- a CDS encoding FkbM family methyltransferase: MHQALSESLRQQLLAIAALAEEPAIPDLTTRPVFILSPASLLGTTHGPQIAKSTTGLVAVVDDMSCEAVIHGAPRWSSMDFLQRAAQYANAVAIDFSESPADRSHMAELCRRASIPKEDCVIAQAQLGMVSVYETVGDYRLKTLERLDDFLRLADRFADHHSRATLYANLLFRLTYDRSYMLQTWANPIEEYFSSYAAPSTFRLGSQEHYCDCGAFQGPIVSKFLGATNYHYKSITAFEPDRANFEVLERISALPLENFRPVNKAVSSRKQTLRFMETGTVSSYVSAAGTATVQTTKLDDELEKLTFLKMDVEGFESKTLQGASRLITNQRPRIAACVYHYAHDLLDVVSQLDKSVDDYHLRLRQHNGSYYYDLILYASPITGVEAPAWAA, from the coding sequence ATGCACCAAGCACTCTCGGAATCGCTCAGACAGCAATTACTCGCCATTGCTGCACTGGCTGAAGAACCGGCCATTCCCGACCTCACGACCCGGCCGGTCTTCATCCTTTCGCCTGCTTCGCTACTGGGCACCACACACGGTCCTCAAATCGCGAAGTCCACTACTGGCTTGGTGGCAGTCGTTGACGATATGTCCTGTGAAGCAGTCATCCATGGCGCTCCACGCTGGAGCAGCATGGACTTTCTGCAGCGTGCTGCCCAATACGCCAATGCGGTAGCTATCGACTTTTCAGAAAGTCCAGCAGATCGGTCGCACATGGCAGAGCTGTGTCGTCGCGCGAGCATCCCGAAGGAAGACTGCGTTATTGCACAGGCACAGTTGGGCATGGTTTCGGTGTATGAGACGGTCGGTGATTACCGCCTCAAGACGTTGGAACGCCTCGATGATTTCCTGCGCTTGGCAGACCGGTTTGCTGACCATCACAGCCGCGCGACGCTTTATGCCAATCTGCTGTTCCGCCTCACTTACGACCGTTCTTACATGTTGCAGACTTGGGCGAATCCCATTGAGGAGTACTTTTCTAGTTATGCAGCGCCTTCTACCTTTCGGTTGGGAAGCCAAGAGCATTACTGTGACTGCGGCGCTTTTCAAGGCCCGATCGTGTCGAAGTTTCTAGGAGCCACAAATTATCACTACAAAAGTATTACAGCGTTCGAACCAGATCGCGCCAATTTTGAGGTCTTGGAACGTATATCCGCCTTACCCCTCGAAAACTTCCGCCCTGTGAATAAAGCGGTTTCCAGCCGGAAGCAAACGTTGCGCTTCATGGAAACAGGCACCGTTTCAAGCTACGTTTCCGCAGCAGGCACTGCCACGGTTCAAACGACGAAGCTCGACGATGAGCTGGAAAAACTCACCTTCCTGAAGATGGACGTGGAAGGCTTTGAGTCCAAGACTCTGCAAGGTGCATCTCGTCTTATTACCAACCAGCGCCCCAGAATCGCGGCATGCGTCTACCACTACGCGCATGATCTGCTGGACGTGGTCAGTCAGCTCGACAAAAGCGTCGATGATTATCATTTGCGCCTACGCCAACACAACGGTAGCTACTACTATGATTTGATTCTCTATGCGTCACCGATTACGGGCGTTGAAGCCCCGGCCTGGGCCGCATGA
- a CDS encoding FkbM family methyltransferase produces MIPLKPSSAAIMTREVLKNSAPLVMRLNLHTLSAQDILLQALGLYRKNPLFCVPERALDIFARKSGETHFILLGTKDFAAVFISIVAGKGRVLHVVDDFQSPKGGLFHGISLITSARLVEMVAKDPDIIAINCCRFDHSRRFFETLCQKHDIVFLNHEQAVRMMGLNDVVDHRVTDWAPVISARFEEFEVLQRRFSDPYSAETLAGLLAFHLTCNPEYHLNISRPYSSLYFRSGLFCLTDHEKLVDCGASIGESTTALIGITRGRFSHSWMIEPDRFNVETLRKLIRSHAGSAIEEKLSLHPVAVGATEAEAPFHHQGGHSGSIAMSDPTAKLEKVLLRPIDNIIDDIPTFIKMDIEGFELPALKGGIKAIQTGKPKLAVSAYHRATDLLDLPAYIDGIAPGYQLGLRHHTEDRWDSCLYFY; encoded by the coding sequence ATGATTCCTCTCAAGCCAAGCTCTGCTGCGATCATGACGCGCGAGGTGCTGAAAAATTCGGCGCCTCTGGTCATGAGGCTGAACCTTCACACTCTTTCGGCTCAAGACATCCTGCTGCAAGCGTTAGGGCTATATCGTAAAAACCCTCTCTTCTGCGTTCCCGAGCGGGCTTTGGACATCTTTGCAAGAAAGAGCGGAGAAACACATTTCATCCTGCTAGGTACCAAGGATTTCGCTGCTGTCTTCATTTCGATCGTCGCTGGCAAAGGACGGGTGTTGCACGTAGTGGACGATTTTCAGTCGCCCAAAGGTGGGCTTTTTCATGGAATTTCATTAATCACCAGTGCTCGGCTTGTCGAAATGGTGGCAAAAGATCCCGACATCATCGCCATCAATTGCTGCCGCTTCGATCATTCGCGACGATTCTTTGAAACCTTGTGCCAAAAGCACGACATCGTTTTTCTGAACCACGAGCAAGCCGTTCGCATGATGGGTTTGAACGACGTGGTGGACCACCGAGTCACTGACTGGGCACCCGTGATCTCTGCAAGGTTTGAAGAGTTCGAAGTACTGCAACGCAGATTTTCCGATCCATATTCCGCAGAAACCCTTGCAGGCCTGCTGGCATTTCACCTGACCTGCAATCCAGAGTACCACCTGAATATCTCCCGACCATATTCAAGCCTGTATTTCCGCTCCGGCCTTTTCTGCCTGACAGACCATGAGAAGCTGGTGGACTGTGGCGCATCCATTGGTGAATCCACCACGGCTTTGATAGGTATCACCAGAGGACGTTTTTCACACTCTTGGATGATTGAGCCAGACCGTTTCAACGTTGAAACCCTGCGGAAATTGATCCGCTCCCACGCGGGCAGTGCCATAGAGGAGAAACTGTCTCTGCATCCTGTCGCGGTCGGAGCAACAGAGGCTGAGGCGCCTTTTCATCATCAAGGTGGACATAGCGGGTCCATTGCGATGAGCGATCCCACCGCCAAACTCGAGAAGGTGTTGCTCCGTCCCATCGACAACATCATCGATGACATACCCACCTTCATCAAAATGGACATCGAAGGGTTCGAGCTGCCAGCGTTAAAGGGCGGCATCAAGGCGATTCAAACAGGGAAACCCAAGTTGGCAGTCTCGGCTTATCACAGGGCGACAGACCTGCTGGATCTTCCTGCCTACATCGATGGCATTGCCCCTGGCTACCAACTGGGCTTACGGCACCACACAGAGGACCGATGGGATAGTTGCCTTTATTTCTACTGA
- a CDS encoding WavE lipopolysaccharide synthesis family protein → MAIVRGGLSRVLMKYADIDLTKIRLIGWGAGQAFRDYFPHTGLSLEYTICPRQENQGTTLHGVPVRPPEALLQEKHDDVLVVVFSAYAPEIMNAIRNTYGNYRTVRAVDFGDDAGVIEELQAFQGAVRGGMRLEKAPAIRSAELGLFMQGPITEFTLLALAYHRMRYPASHLALVTWTTEDPELVKACRPWVDELVQIEPPPPNGYDTRNYVTRSCKAGSQLMLKAGVRYVVRLRTDAVLVGSVYRTLERLFGNGDKNPGKMGVLLQASWAYMPFHFSDKLMIARAEDMAQLWSMPEDLRGAESFPASLADPAFLNMPFLDFRHLSYESSLWMHYAQTLGYPADTLEDAYRFARDRLMEIDSDTHMFSIKHVPLFNLKLRPMLEPSLGWWREMQGDFEGTLEQLRNVSASGMAMGDFFARRVG, encoded by the coding sequence ATGGCCATCGTCCGAGGAGGACTCTCCCGCGTCCTCATGAAATACGCCGACATCGACCTGACCAAGATCCGCTTGATCGGCTGGGGCGCTGGGCAGGCTTTTCGCGACTACTTTCCACATACCGGTCTGTCGCTGGAATACACGATCTGCCCTCGGCAGGAGAACCAGGGAACGACGCTCCACGGCGTCCCGGTCCGCCCGCCCGAAGCCTTGCTGCAGGAAAAACACGACGATGTGTTGGTCGTGGTTTTCTCTGCCTATGCACCGGAAATCATGAACGCCATCCGCAACACCTATGGCAACTACCGCACAGTGCGCGCGGTGGATTTTGGCGACGACGCAGGTGTAATTGAGGAATTGCAGGCATTCCAGGGCGCTGTCCGAGGTGGTATGCGACTCGAAAAGGCGCCAGCCATACGATCGGCGGAACTGGGCCTGTTCATGCAGGGGCCGATCACTGAGTTCACGTTGCTCGCGCTGGCCTACCATCGCATGCGCTACCCCGCATCGCACCTTGCGCTGGTCACATGGACAACGGAAGACCCGGAACTGGTGAAAGCCTGCCGCCCCTGGGTGGATGAACTTGTGCAAATCGAGCCCCCACCTCCCAACGGCTACGACACCCGCAATTACGTCACCCGATCGTGCAAGGCTGGCAGCCAACTGATGCTGAAGGCCGGAGTGCGCTATGTCGTGCGGCTGCGCACCGATGCCGTCCTGGTCGGATCGGTCTATCGCACATTGGAGCGGCTGTTCGGCAATGGTGACAAAAACCCGGGAAAGATGGGCGTTCTGCTGCAGGCTTCATGGGCCTACATGCCGTTCCATTTCTCTGACAAACTGATGATCGCGCGTGCCGAGGACATGGCGCAACTTTGGTCCATGCCCGAAGACCTCCGCGGCGCGGAAAGTTTCCCAGCCTCGCTGGCCGATCCGGCCTTCCTGAACATGCCGTTTCTGGATTTCCGGCACCTGTCCTATGAGTCTTCTTTGTGGATGCACTACGCGCAGACGCTAGGATATCCAGCGGACACATTGGAGGACGCCTATCGCTTCGCCCGTGACCGGCTGATGGAGATCGATTCCGACACCCACATGTTCTCGATCAAGCACGTGCCGCTTTTCAACCTGAAGCTGCGCCCCATGCTGGAGCCCTCGCTGGGCTGGTGGCGGGAAATGCAGGGCGATTTCGAGGGCACGCTGGAGCAGTTGCGCAACGTGTCCGCCTCCGGCATGGCGATGGGGGATTTTTTTGCCCGCCGGGTCGGATGA
- a CDS encoding NeuD/PglB/VioB family sugar acetyltransferase, with protein sequence MSSAKTTVPNHVLVVGAGGFGRAIASLARSDLACGTAWDVKGFLDNRNGLQNPSDLPILGDPLTYEVQEGDIFVCALGNPAAKRQYTAHLRSQGANFIILRPDLTTGERVQLSSGGLFERKVSLGPDVRVGELVTILSTTIVGYDVHIGDYCQIASFVFIGGGAHIGNDVVIHPHATILPGVTVGDGAIVGAGSVVIRNVAPGTTVMGNPAKPFSFR encoded by the coding sequence GTGAGTTCGGCGAAAACCACTGTTCCCAACCATGTGCTGGTCGTCGGCGCGGGTGGCTTCGGCCGTGCCATTGCCAGCTTGGCGCGCTCCGATCTGGCCTGCGGTACGGCCTGGGACGTCAAGGGATTCCTAGACAACCGAAACGGCCTGCAAAACCCCAGCGACCTGCCCATTCTGGGCGATCCGCTGACCTATGAGGTTCAAGAAGGCGATATCTTCGTTTGCGCGCTGGGCAATCCCGCTGCAAAACGGCAATACACCGCCCACCTCCGGTCGCAGGGCGCCAATTTCATCATCCTGCGGCCTGATCTCACGACGGGTGAGCGCGTGCAGCTTTCGTCCGGCGGGCTTTTCGAACGCAAGGTGTCTTTGGGGCCCGACGTCAGGGTAGGTGAGTTGGTCACCATTCTGTCCACGACCATCGTGGGTTATGACGTGCACATCGGCGACTACTGCCAGATTGCCAGCTTCGTCTTCATCGGCGGGGGCGCGCACATCGGGAACGACGTGGTGATCCACCCCCATGCCACCATCCTGCCAGGGGTAACGGTGGGTGATGGAGCCATCGTGGGCGCAGGCAGCGTGGTAATCCGCAACGTTGCTCCGGGAACCACCGTGATGGGCAATCCTGCCAAGCCGTTTTCGTTCCGATAG